A genomic segment from Phragmites australis chromosome 6, lpPhrAust1.1, whole genome shotgun sequence encodes:
- the LOC133920636 gene encoding protein FLOWERING LOCUS T-like, producing the protein MANDSLVTARVIGDVLDPFYSSVDLMVLFNGMPIVSGMEMRSPTVSERPRVEIGGDDYRVAYTLVMVDPDAPNPSNPTLREYLHWMVTDIPASTDDTYGREAMCYEAPAPATGIHRMVLVLFRQLGRDTVYAPSRRHNFSTRGFARRYNLGTPVAAMYFNCQRQNGSGGRRFTGPYTSGRHAA; encoded by the exons ATGGCCAATGATTCCTTGGTTACTGCTCGTGTCATTGGAGACGTCTTGGACCCTTTCTACAGCTCCGTTGATCTGATGGTCCTGTTCAATGGTATGCCCATTGTCAGCGGCATGGAGATGCGATCTCCGACGGTCTCTGAGAGGCCGAGGGTCGAGATTGGAGGAGACGATTATCGAGTTGCATATACCCTG GTGATGGTTGATCCTGATGCTCCAAACCCAAGCAACCCAACCTTGAGGGAGTACTTACACTG GATGGTGACTGACATCCCGGCATCGACTGATGATACCTACG GGCGGGAGGCGATGTGCTACGAGGCCCCTGCGCCGGCGACGGGCATCCACCGCATGGTGCTGGTGCTGTTTCGGCAGCTCGGGCGGGATACGGTGTACGCGCCGTCGAGGCGTCACAACTTCAGCACCCGCGGCTTCGCCCGCCGGTACAACCTCGGCACGCCCGTCGCCGCCATGTACTTCAACTGCCAGCGCCAGAAcggctccggcggccggaggtTCACCGGGCCCTACACCAGCGGCCGGCATGCGGCTTGA